The Calliphora vicina chromosome 3, idCalVici1.1, whole genome shotgun sequence genome contains a region encoding:
- the LOC135955953 gene encoding trypsin-like produces the protein MKSFFIKLWIICCVLKSNNANTTITPLYRDELPLINKTKSTADYMYYIAGGNRVPSTLKLINYMVSIRTRNPQRYFGDNHFCAGTIISKKAVLTSAHCVMDKRRVLTRARRLLLVAGTPNRLVPVETTVQFPAKSLTANTNFIRNNENDIAIIHLKHEIPEDNENIKIIKMPSGPPIYDTNCTIIGWGRMIRKGPLAAIPLHVNVRLYHPGECKHFLGEHYHEGILCAGDSLHYDEDPCRGDSGGPLICNDELTGVISWTTGCGSDRLPSLYTDVWYNRQWIEKHLNAALRGGIKTHLILVVSLVLLM, from the exons atgaAATCgttctttataaaattatggATCATTTGTTGTGTactaaaatcaaataatgcCAACACTACCATAACGCCTTTATATAGAGATGAATTGCCactaattaataaaacaaaatctacagCTGATTATATGTATTATATAGCGGGAGGCAATCGGGTGCCTTCAACACTAAAACTAATCAATTATATGGTTTCAATTCGTACACGCAATCCGCAAAGATATTTTGGAGACAATCATTTTTGTGCGGGCACTATTATATCTAAGAAGGCAGTGTTGACCTCGGCCCATTGTGTTATGGa TAAGAGACGTGTTTTAACCAGAGCCCGCCGTTTACTTTTAGTGGCTGGTACACCAAATCGTTTAGTGCCCGTCGAGACCACTGTGCAATTTCCCGCCAAAAGTCTTACGGCCAATACGAATTTCATACGTAACAATGAAAATGATATTGCCATAATTCATTTAAAACATGAAATTCCCGAGGAtaatgaaaatatcaaaattattaaaatgcccAGCGGTCCGCCAATTTATGATACAAATTGTACGATTATAGGTTGGGGGCGCATGATAAGG AAAGGTCCTTTGGCCGCAATACCATTACATGTCAACGTTAGACTATATCATCCCGGGGAATGTAAACATTTTCTAGGCGAACATTATCATGAGGGTATTTTATGTGCTGGCGATAGTTTGCATTATGATGAGGATCCTTGTCGTGGCGACAGTGGAGGCCCTTTGATTTGTAATGATGAATTAACGGGTGTTATTTCATGGACCACGGGCTGTGGTAGTGATCGTTTGCCAAGTTTGTATACAGATGTCTGGTATAATAGGCAGTGGATTGAGAAACATTTAAATGCTGCTTTGAGAGGTGGTATTAAAACtcatttaattttagttgttaGCCTAGTTTTATTGATGTAA